A portion of the Cyanobium sp. PCC 7001 genome contains these proteins:
- the arsJ gene encoding organoarsenical effux MFS transporter ArsJ: MGALSPRQPLSALQQYAIVTANYWAFTLTDGALRMLVVFHFHQLGYSTLEIAFLFLFYEVFGVVTNLYGGWLGARFGLRLTLWSGTLLQVAALLMLIPVAETWPKWWSVAYVMVAQAISGIAKDLNKMSAKSAIKTVVPETPDDHSRGETQLFQWVAILTGSKNALKGVGFFLGGVLLTTIGFNAAVGAMAAGLALAFLITLVLPGDLGRMKRKPAFTALFSKSRGINVLSLARFFLFGARDVWFVVALPVFLQAALGWRYWEVGGFMGLWVIGYGIVQGAVPALRRSWGQTAPPGVAAVQFWSAVLSAIPALIAISLWRQTGQAGIAVVLGLAVFGVVFAMNSSIHSYMILAYTEAEDVSLNVGFYYMANAAGRLVGTLLSGALFLVGGLQACLWCSALLVALAALTSTRLPTPPRQALPA, translated from the coding sequence ATGGGGGCCCTCAGCCCACGGCAGCCCCTGAGCGCGCTGCAGCAGTACGCCATCGTGACCGCCAACTACTGGGCCTTTACCCTCACCGACGGCGCCCTGCGGATGCTGGTGGTGTTCCACTTCCATCAGCTGGGCTACTCCACCCTGGAGATCGCCTTTCTCTTCCTCTTCTACGAGGTGTTCGGGGTGGTGACCAACCTCTACGGGGGCTGGCTGGGGGCCCGCTTCGGGCTGAGGCTCACCCTCTGGAGCGGCACCCTGCTGCAGGTGGCGGCCCTGCTGATGCTGATCCCCGTGGCCGAAACCTGGCCGAAGTGGTGGAGCGTGGCCTACGTGATGGTGGCCCAGGCGATCAGCGGCATCGCCAAGGACCTCAACAAGATGAGCGCCAAGAGCGCCATCAAGACCGTGGTGCCGGAGACCCCCGACGACCACAGCCGCGGCGAGACCCAGCTGTTCCAGTGGGTGGCGATCCTCACCGGTTCCAAGAACGCCCTCAAGGGGGTGGGGTTCTTTCTGGGCGGCGTGCTGCTCACCACGATCGGCTTCAACGCCGCCGTGGGCGCCATGGCCGCCGGTCTGGCCCTGGCCTTTCTGATCACGCTGGTGCTGCCCGGCGACCTCGGCCGCATGAAGCGGAAACCCGCCTTCACGGCCCTGTTCTCGAAATCCCGGGGCATCAACGTGCTGTCGCTGGCGCGCTTCTTCCTGTTCGGCGCCCGGGATGTGTGGTTCGTGGTGGCCCTGCCGGTGTTCCTGCAGGCGGCTCTGGGCTGGCGTTACTGGGAGGTGGGCGGCTTCATGGGCCTGTGGGTGATCGGCTACGGGATCGTGCAGGGGGCGGTGCCGGCCCTGCGCCGCAGCTGGGGGCAGACGGCCCCGCCCGGGGTGGCGGCCGTGCAGTTCTGGAGCGCCGTGCTCAGCGCCATTCCGGCCCTGATCGCCATCAGTCTCTGGCGCCAGACGGGTCAGGCCGGCATCGCCGTGGTGCTGGGTCTGGCCGTGTTCGGGGTGGTGTTCGCCATGAATTCCTCGATCCACAGCTACATGATCCTGGCCTACACCGAAGCCGAGGATGTGAGCCTCAACGTGGGCTTCTACTACATGGCCAATGCCGCCGGCCGGCTGGTGGGCACCCTGCTCTCGGGTGCCCTGTTCCTGGTGGGTGGGCTGCAGGCCTGCCTCTGGTGCTCGGCGCTGCTGGTGGCCCTGGCCGCGCTGACCAGCACGCGGCTGCCCACGCCGCCCCGCCAGGCGTTGCCGGCCTAG
- a CDS encoding phosphate ABC transporter substrate-binding protein PstS family protein, translated as MSPILERAIAGYGSTARGRGVKLELSVVGTSAGLRAFCSGEVPIANASRPISSEELQVCADAGITFIELPLAFDALTVAVNPGNSWATAISTEELQRTWSRSAQGRVKRWNQINGAWPDNPLRLCAPGADSGTFDYFNEAINGGKANARTDVESSEDDTVLVACVASDPNAMAYFGFAYYTANAERIRALPIAAPGAEPVPPSVSAVQKGLYKPLARPLFIYVNDRQMLADDEIRSFVGYTVGNGLRFVEQAGSIPLPADTYRLVESKLYRHILGTSFGGDLPVGLGIEAALRRSFDDTRKPEFR; from the coding sequence GTGTCGCCGATCCTCGAGCGTGCCATCGCCGGCTACGGCAGCACCGCCCGGGGCCGCGGCGTGAAGCTGGAGCTCAGCGTGGTGGGCACCAGCGCCGGCCTGCGGGCCTTCTGTTCCGGCGAGGTCCCGATCGCCAACGCCTCGCGCCCGATCAGCAGCGAGGAGCTCCAGGTCTGCGCCGACGCGGGCATCACCTTCATCGAACTGCCCCTGGCCTTCGATGCCCTCACGGTGGCGGTGAACCCCGGCAACAGCTGGGCAACCGCGATCTCCACCGAGGAGCTGCAGCGCACCTGGTCGCGGTCTGCCCAGGGCAGGGTGAAGCGCTGGAACCAGATCAACGGCGCCTGGCCCGACAACCCCCTGCGTCTCTGCGCGCCGGGAGCGGATTCCGGCACCTTCGATTACTTCAACGAGGCGATCAATGGCGGCAAGGCCAACGCCCGCACCGATGTGGAGAGCAGCGAAGACGACACGGTGCTGGTGGCTTGCGTGGCCAGCGATCCCAACGCCATGGCCTATTTCGGCTTCGCCTACTACACCGCCAATGCTGAACGGATCAGGGCCCTGCCCATCGCTGCCCCGGGGGCCGAGCCGGTGCCGCCCTCGGTGAGCGCGGTGCAGAAGGGTCTCTACAAGCCGCTGGCACGGCCGCTGTTCATCTACGTCAATGACCGGCAGATGCTCGCCGATGACGAGATCCGCAGCTTCGTGGGCTACACCGTGGGCAATGGCCTGCGCTTCGTGGAACAGGCGGGCTCCATCCCGCTGCCGGCGGACACCTACAGGCTGGTGGAATCCAAGCTCTACCGGCACATCCTCGGCACCTCCTTCGGAGGGGATCTGCCGGTGGGCCTGGGGATCGAGGCGGCCCTGCGGCGCAGCTTCGACGACACCCGCAAGCCTGAATTCCGCTAG
- a CDS encoding cytochrome P450 yields the protein MLIPLPGLLLLALLAAAGLLAWGAWRRRRRFALLRRLPSPPGVPLLGHLPAVLAAVRRKQFFQLLHDWSRACGPAYVYWAGKPVLVLSRPALIESAIVQGMRSGCLIRSPAMRRAWNDMRGPILIGEEGAEWQWRRRAWNPGFTAASTAAHLPLLQQASALVLERIAHAPAGQAIALDPLFVELAMRVIATLMLGIPLQDGAESPEGPPLDVARAYQAMGVLGRRFFRLAAGESPWMKHLPTRTSRAYWAARRVLEDLLAPRVALALRLRDGGGGDGSACTETGLSPLFRQSLLVRIAAKEPRYDQDTLLAETIEFLIAGTDTTAHTLSFATGSLALHSEVLARVRQEVDQAWERHGGLTPACIGELDLVRGVIRETLRLFSVASGSTALQVVKETHLEGVGRVPAGTTVVWSMQGAGRDPLAYPRPLEFLPERWLPGGPEGLAPPMIDFGTGPHRCIGEHLAMLEATVMLAQLLRHYTWELVNGPASLENQRQNLLIFPADGLPVRVRRRSTA from the coding sequence GTGCTGATCCCGCTGCCCGGCCTGCTCCTTCTCGCGCTGCTGGCAGCGGCGGGCCTGCTGGCCTGGGGCGCCTGGCGGCGCCGCCGACGCTTTGCGCTCCTGCGGCGGCTGCCGTCACCGCCGGGGGTTCCGCTGCTCGGTCACTTGCCGGCGGTGCTGGCCGCCGTACGCCGCAAGCAGTTTTTCCAGCTCCTCCATGACTGGAGCCGGGCGTGCGGCCCGGCCTATGTGTACTGGGCCGGCAAGCCGGTGCTCGTGCTCAGCCGCCCTGCCCTGATCGAGTCCGCGATCGTGCAGGGGATGCGTTCCGGCTGCCTGATCCGCTCGCCCGCCATGCGGCGGGCCTGGAATGACATGCGAGGCCCGATCCTGATCGGCGAGGAGGGGGCGGAATGGCAGTGGCGGCGCCGGGCCTGGAATCCAGGGTTCACCGCCGCCAGCACCGCCGCCCATCTGCCGCTGCTCCAGCAGGCCAGCGCCCTGGTTCTGGAGCGCATCGCGCATGCACCGGCCGGGCAGGCCATCGCCCTGGATCCCCTGTTCGTGGAGTTGGCGATGCGGGTCATCGCCACCCTGATGCTGGGCATCCCCCTGCAGGACGGGGCGGAGAGCCCGGAAGGCCCGCCCCTGGATGTGGCCCGCGCCTACCAGGCCATGGGAGTGCTCGGCCGCCGCTTCTTCCGGCTCGCCGCCGGTGAGAGCCCCTGGATGAAACATCTGCCCACCCGGACCTCCCGGGCTTACTGGGCCGCCCGCCGGGTGCTGGAGGATCTGCTCGCCCCCCGGGTGGCCCTCGCCCTGCGCCTGCGGGATGGGGGCGGCGGCGATGGGAGCGCCTGCACCGAGACAGGTCTCAGCCCCCTGTTCCGCCAGTCGCTGCTGGTGCGGATCGCGGCCAAGGAGCCCCGTTACGACCAGGACACCCTGCTGGCCGAGACCATTGAATTTCTGATCGCCGGCACCGACACCACGGCCCACACCCTCTCCTTCGCCACCGGATCGCTGGCACTCCACTCCGAGGTGCTGGCCCGGGTGAGGCAGGAGGTGGATCAGGCCTGGGAACGCCATGGCGGCCTGACACCGGCCTGCATCGGCGAACTGGATCTGGTGCGGGGGGTGATCCGCGAGACGCTGCGCCTGTTTTCGGTGGCCTCGGGATCCACGGCCCTGCAGGTGGTGAAGGAGACCCACCTGGAGGGGGTCGGCAGGGTGCCGGCGGGAACCACGGTGGTCTGGTCGATGCAGGGGGCCGGCCGGGATCCGCTGGCCTACCCCAGGCCCCTGGAGTTCCTGCCCGAACGCTGGCTGCCGGGCGGCCCGGAGGGGCTGGCGCCCCCGATGATCGACTTCGGCACAGGGCCCCACCGTTGCATCGGCGAACATCTGGCGATGCTGGAGGCCACGGTGATGCTGGCCCAGCTGCTGCGCCACTACACCTGGGAGCTGGTCAACGGCCCGGCGTCGCTGGAGAATCAGCGCCAGAACCTGCTGATCTTTCCCGCCGACGGCCTGCCCGTGCGCGTCCGGCGCCGGTCAACCGCTTAA
- a CDS encoding MBL fold metallo-hydrolase — translation MTVTNAESGTQVQEVAEGIYRISTPVQIEGAGGFSFNQYLIRDDEPLLFHTGPRRIFPLVREAVAHVLPVDTLRHIAFSHVEADECGSLNEWLAVAPRSRPLCGTVAAMVSIEDLADRAPRALQDGEALCLGQHTVRWLDAPHLPHGWDCGFLSEDHTATLFCGDLFTQGGADLPPVTEGDILGPSEAFRQAFDYFSHTTEARALLEKLAATKPALLACMHGSAWRGDGAGLLGALADRLTTDRLTA, via the coding sequence ATGACCGTGACCAACGCGGAGTCGGGCACCCAGGTGCAGGAAGTGGCGGAGGGGATCTACCGCATCAGCACGCCCGTGCAGATCGAAGGCGCCGGAGGCTTCTCCTTCAACCAGTACCTGATCCGGGACGACGAACCCCTGCTGTTCCACACCGGACCGCGCCGGATCTTTCCCCTGGTGCGGGAGGCCGTCGCCCATGTGCTGCCGGTGGACACCCTGCGCCACATCGCCTTCTCCCATGTGGAGGCCGACGAGTGCGGCTCCCTGAATGAATGGCTGGCGGTCGCGCCCCGCTCCAGGCCCCTCTGCGGCACGGTGGCGGCCATGGTCTCGATCGAGGATCTGGCCGATCGCGCGCCCCGGGCCCTGCAGGACGGGGAGGCCCTCTGCCTCGGGCAGCACACCGTGCGCTGGCTCGACGCCCCCCACCTGCCCCATGGCTGGGACTGCGGCTTCCTGAGCGAGGACCACACCGCGACCCTGTTCTGCGGTGATCTGTTCACCCAGGGAGGGGCCGATCTCCCGCCCGTCACCGAGGGCGACATCCTCGGGCCGAGCGAGGCCTTCCGCCAGGCCTTCGACTATTTCTCCCACACCACCGAGGCCCGTGCCCTGCTCGAGAAGCTCGCCGCCACCAAGCCGGCCCTGCTCGCCTGCATGCACGGCAGCGCCTGGCGCGGCGATGGGGCCGGACTGCTCGGGGCCCTGGCCGATCGGTTGACGACGGATCGGTTGACGGCATGA
- a CDS encoding DUF6632 domain-containing protein, whose amino-acid sequence MDSLNQDKALRIALIAVGIVYTVGLYPLTVLWPDGFMWMPRQAEYEQMILATFAVLGVYLLLAARAPAEHRSLIGFAGWSSLVHGLVMLVQALRDPMEQANLFGDIPALILVGAVLLVLNRPAPRLAAS is encoded by the coding sequence ATGGACAGCCTCAACCAGGACAAAGCCCTGCGCATCGCGCTGATCGCGGTGGGGATCGTGTACACCGTGGGGCTCTACCCGCTCACGGTGCTCTGGCCCGACGGTTTCATGTGGATGCCGCGCCAGGCGGAATACGAGCAGATGATCCTGGCCACCTTCGCGGTGCTGGGGGTCTACCTGCTGCTGGCGGCCCGGGCCCCGGCGGAGCACCGCAGCCTGATCGGCTTCGCCGGCTGGTCGAGCCTGGTGCATGGGCTGGTGATGCTGGTGCAGGCCCTGCGCGATCCGATGGAGCAGGCCAACCTCTTCGGCGACATCCCGGCCCTGATCCTGGTGGGAGCCGTGCTCCTGGTGCTCAACCGGCCGGCCCCCAGGCTCGCGGCGAGCTAG
- a CDS encoding ABC transporter substrate-binding protein, producing MPERRAFRIARARPAPWLRSCVAVLLAIAMPATAAALEPGGRAESALPVLRVGVVDGAPPCSDREGGDWRGLAVELWSRISTRERLPYVLSEWPSVQAMLEASRNGDLDVAVGCINVSPERLQRYRFSLPFQEDGLAVMVLQSRLDLGRSFLLALFTPTLLQLLGGYLAAIALLALLIWRLEHYGQQPQTLSRGRTRSFTAVFQMLATGPGSNTLVATSRGQGIVLLAYLVRIVSASLLVGYLTVNVARQAQGLPSSRLRSVADLRGLRVGVRDGTVSEALLQELNAGGTPPKVAIVPLPSLRSGIDQLVSRRVDALLSDNLQLRYALIHAPLQGARPILALQGIRPESQAFVLSPSLPAATAERIDRAISALKRNGVVSELRQQATEPDAGPGR from the coding sequence ATGCCAGAACGCCGGGCCTTCCGCATCGCCAGGGCCCGTCCCGCCCCCTGGCTGAGGTCCTGCGTGGCGGTGCTGCTGGCCATCGCCATGCCAGCCACTGCTGCAGCGCTGGAACCGGGTGGGCGGGCTGAGTCGGCCCTGCCGGTGTTGCGGGTGGGGGTGGTGGATGGCGCGCCTCCCTGCAGTGACCGCGAGGGCGGCGACTGGCGGGGCCTCGCGGTGGAGTTGTGGAGCCGGATCTCCACCCGCGAGCGGCTGCCCTACGTGCTCTCGGAGTGGCCGTCGGTGCAGGCGATGCTGGAGGCCAGCCGCAACGGCGATCTGGATGTGGCGGTGGGGTGCATCAACGTGTCCCCCGAGCGGCTGCAGCGCTACCGCTTCAGCCTGCCGTTTCAGGAGGACGGGCTGGCGGTGATGGTGCTGCAGAGCCGGCTGGATCTGGGCCGCTCCTTCCTGCTGGCCCTGTTCACCCCCACCCTGCTGCAGCTGCTGGGCGGTTACCTGGCGGCGATCGCCCTGCTGGCGCTGCTCATCTGGCGCCTGGAGCACTACGGCCAGCAGCCCCAGACCCTCAGCCGCGGCCGCACCCGCAGCTTCACGGCCGTGTTCCAGATGCTGGCCACCGGCCCTGGCAGCAACACCCTCGTGGCCACCAGCCGCGGCCAGGGCATCGTGCTGCTGGCCTACCTGGTGCGGATCGTGTCGGCCTCGCTGCTGGTGGGCTACCTCACCGTGAACGTGGCCCGCCAGGCCCAGGGATTGCCCAGTTCCCGTCTCCGCTCCGTGGCCGATCTGCGCGGCCTGCGGGTGGGGGTGCGTGACGGCACCGTGAGCGAGGCCCTGCTGCAGGAGCTCAACGCCGGAGGGACCCCGCCGAAGGTGGCGATCGTGCCCCTGCCCAGCCTCCGTTCCGGCATCGACCAGCTGGTGTCCCGACGGGTCGATGCCCTGCTGAGCGACAACCTGCAGCTGCGCTACGCGCTGATCCACGCGCCGCTCCAGGGCGCCCGGCCCATCCTGGCGCTGCAGGGCATCCGGCCCGAATCCCAGGCCTTCGTGCTCTCCCCCAGCCTGCCGGCGGCCACGGCGGAGCGGATCGACCGGGCGATCAGTGCCCTCAAGCGCAACGGCGTGGTGAGTGAGCTGCGGCAGCAGGCCACCGAGCCGGACGCCGGCCCTGGCCGCTGA
- a CDS encoding GAF domain-containing protein — translation MRPSAASREQARLEALQGYRILDTEAEQAYDDITLLAAQLCDVPIALISLVDAERQWFKSRVGVDVEETSRDVSFCAHAILSDETLVVRDAREDDRFQDNPLVCSEPNIVFYAGVPLRTPEGARIGTLCVIDHRPRELSPTQLQALEALARQVVLQLELKRVSDQLAGALERIDVMEELIPICSYCKGIRNDEGYWGTVEAFIKSHANVEFSHGVCEACMAKHFPEVPPLP, via the coding sequence ATGCGCCCGTCTGCAGCTTCCCGCGAACAGGCCCGCCTGGAGGCGCTGCAGGGCTACCGCATCCTCGATACCGAGGCCGAGCAGGCGTACGACGACATCACCCTGCTGGCCGCGCAGCTCTGCGACGTGCCGATCGCCCTGATCAGCCTGGTGGATGCCGAGCGCCAGTGGTTCAAGTCCCGGGTGGGTGTGGATGTGGAGGAAACGAGCCGGGATGTGTCCTTCTGCGCCCACGCGATCCTCAGCGATGAAACGCTCGTGGTGCGGGACGCCCGGGAGGACGACCGCTTCCAGGACAACCCGCTGGTGTGCAGCGAGCCCAACATCGTGTTCTATGCCGGGGTGCCCCTCCGCACTCCGGAGGGGGCCCGCATCGGCACCCTCTGCGTGATCGATCACCGGCCGCGGGAGCTCAGCCCCACCCAGCTCCAGGCCCTGGAGGCGCTGGCGCGGCAGGTGGTGCTGCAGCTGGAGCTGAAACGGGTGTCCGATCAGCTCGCCGGCGCCCTCGAGCGCATCGACGTGATGGAGGAGCTGATCCCGATCTGCTCCTACTGCAAGGGCATCCGCAACGACGAGGGCTACTGGGGCACGGTGGAGGCGTTCATCAAGAGCCACGCCAACGTGGAGTTCTCCCACGGCGTGTGCGAGGCCTGCATGGCCAAGCACTTCCCGGAAGTGCCGCCCCTGCCCTGA
- a CDS encoding MliC family protein, producing the protein MAALIRRLALPPLSAGVLLLTAVAPVAAESLQVELREPVRYRCDGGTELVVTYGQLSDGSLSFARLQPPGETLLTLPQLVSGSGARYSTEQLWQWWSKGEEGFLERRDEQGEWTTELGGCLSG; encoded by the coding sequence ATGGCAGCCCTGATCCGCCGACTGGCCCTGCCGCCGCTGAGCGCCGGTGTGCTGCTGCTCACGGCCGTCGCTCCCGTGGCGGCGGAGAGCCTGCAGGTGGAGCTGCGCGAACCGGTGCGCTACCGCTGCGACGGCGGAACGGAGCTGGTGGTGACCTACGGGCAGCTCAGCGACGGCAGCCTCTCTTTCGCGCGGCTGCAGCCCCCGGGCGAGACGCTGCTCACCCTGCCGCAGCTGGTGTCGGGGTCGGGGGCCCGCTACAGCACCGAGCAGCTGTGGCAGTGGTGGAGCAAGGGGGAGGAGGGCTTCCTGGAGCGCCGCGATGAGCAGGGAGAGTGGACCACCGAGCTGGGCGGCTGTCTGAGCGGCTGA